The genome window GCTTTTATCTAAGTGCGTGATCATATTTTATCTGTTTTGCGTAGCCGGGTCTCAGGCAAATGGCCACACTTTAAATACTTCTCCCTTTTTAAATTCATTTCGCTCTAAAGGTAGTTCCATAAATGCATCTGTATCGGTTAAATTAGCAAAATCCCCCGATCCGTTTCCCTCAACGGGGATCGCAACCAATTGGCAATACTCATTTTGCTGCAGTTTTACCTGCAAAAAGTATTTTAAAGGATGGTGAAAGCTAATTCTGCTATTCAAAACTGCACTTAATGCCAGCTTTTGTTTTTTCCCTATAGAGGCGTTTAGCCAGGGTAAAAAATACCGGTGCAGGCACATAAAAGTAGCTACCGGATTACCCGGAAATGCAAATACCAACGGCCCTTTGTTGTGTTTACCGAACCAAAAAGGCTTGCCGGGCCGCTGCTGAACCTTATAAAAAAGCTGTTCAACTTTTAATTCCTCAAGTGCTTTGGGGATATGATCAAACTTACCCATTGATACACCGCCGCTAAGCAATATCACATCATAATTTTCAAGACACGTTTTCAATTGTTTCTTTATTACCAGCTCATCATCAGGCAGGTGCAACATATCAGCGTCTATGTGGTGCTGTGTTAGTACCGCTTTAACTGTGTAATTATTTGACCGCCTGATTTGGTATGGTGATGGGGTTTGATCAATATCCACCAGCTCATCACCCGAAGAAAGGATCACCACCCGCGGTAATTTCTTGACCCTAAGTTCAGTTTCGCCAACAGAAGCAATCATACTGATTAGCGTCGGGGTTATCAGCTGCCCGATGCCGGCTACCTGTTCATTATGTTTTTTGTCCTGCCCCTTGTAGTGAATATTTTGTCCTCTCTTTATTTCGTTGGTTACCAGCGTTGCCAAACCGGCCCGCAGCGAAAGGTCTTCATAACGAATGATCGTATCAACTGATCCTGGCAACATGGCCCCGGTCATTATCTCAATGCACTCATCCTGTTCTTCAATATCAACAGGTTCATCCCCTGCTGCCTGGGTTGCCTTTATTTTAAAAGTACATACTCCGTCTTCAATAGCGTTATAGTTAACTGCTATCCCGTCCATGGTAACCCGGTTAAATGGCGGCAAATCCCGGTCGGCCTTAATGTTCTCAGCCAGCACCCTTCCCAGTGAAAGTTCAAACGGAATAATTTCTGCACCATAGTCTGCAGCCTGTGCCAGTATTACTTTTTCGGCTTCTTCAACAGTAATCATATACCCGCATTTATAATATTAGTATTAACCACCTATTGTGGCCATTGATTCATGCACACCCTGGTTTGCAGCCCTCAGGTGTTCCGCTTCCCAGCCATCCTTCGCCCTGCTATTAAACGTTTTTAAAAGCATCATTTTTAAATCGCTTTCAGTAACGCCCAGCCGCAGCTGGTCTTTAATATTCATAACCCCATTGTCATACAAACAGGTTTTCAATTCCCCCTCAGGTGTAATGCGGATCCGGTTACAGCTTCCGCAAAATGTACGTGAATATGCTGCAATTATTCCAATGCTGCCTTTGTGCCCCGGTACCTGGTAATTGTATGAAGTTGAATACTGCGGATCATCAAGTTTTTTCAAATCCGTGTAAGTGTTTTTTATTTCATCAAGAATGCGCACATAATCCCATTTTAAACCTGTATAAACATGGCCGTCGCCGTTAAAGGGCATTTCTTCAATAAAGCGCACGCTAACAGGCAAGTCTTTCGTCAATTCAACTAACGGAATAATATCCTGCGTGTTTTTTCCGTCCATCACCACCGCGTTTATCTTAACCTCAATATCGTGCTCCAAAAGCCCGTTAAGGGTATCCATCACATTCGAAAATTCATCCCGCTTGGTAATGCTAAAAAAACGGCCCGCATCCAGCGTATCCAAACTTAAATTAACCGATTTTACCCCTATCTTTTTCAACTGCGCCACATGCGGCGCAGTTAAAACGCCGTTGGTGGTTAATGTAAGTTCCTTTAATCCCGGCAGTTCAGAAAGTGCTGTCAATAATTTCATGATATCTTTCCGCACAAATGGTTCGCCACCGGTTATTCTTATTTTTTCAATCCCCATTTCAACCAGCAAAGCACAGGTTTGCTGCATTTCTTCATAGGTCATGAGTTGTTTGCGACTTAACCAGTTTAAACCCTCTTCGGGCATGCAATAAAAACAACGCAAGTTGCACCGGTCAGTTACCGCAAGCCGCAGGTAGTTTATTTTTCGTCCGTGATTATCTGTTAACAACTAAAAAACTTTTATAATGATAAAAAAACGCAATAAGCGCACGCTGGCTTAATACCGCCTGTGTAAAAGTAAATATTACAAATCAGTACATTGTTTTTTGATTGTACTTTTTATGTTATTAATCACACATTATTTACAAACCAATGAATTTATGAGCACTAATTGCCGTTAAATATTTACGGTATTGACCTATATTTGTTAACCCACCTACAGTATTATAAATTTTGAAAGAATTACAGGACATAGTAAACGCATTTGATAAAGCAGCCGGTGCCGGTAAGCAAACAGCATTGGCTACCGTTGTTTTGGTTGAAGGCTCGTCTTACCGGCGGGCCGGCGCCCGGATGCTGGTTACCGAGGACGGCCAGCTTACCGGGGCAATAAGCGGCGGATGCCTGGAAGGCGACGCGCTGCGAAAGGCACGGTTGGTTATGGCACAAAATAAACCGATGCTGGTTACTTATGACACTACGGACGACGACGACGCCAAATTGGGGGTTGGGCTTGGTTGTAACGGCATTATACACATCCTGATAGAACCGCTGTTTCCTGAAAACCCAAATTCGCCGATCAATTTATTCCGGCTGTTTTTAAGCAAAAGACAACCCGTAGTACTGATAACCGTGTTTTCATTAAATAACAGGCAGGCAACCCAGCCCGGCACCTGCCTGCTGATGAAGGCAGATAAACAAACCCGGGGAGCAATTCCTGATGATGAGATAAAGGAAGCTGTGCTTGGCGATGCAAAAGAAGTGCTCAAAAAAGGCAATTCGGTAACTAAAACCTATGTTTACGGCAACGGCTATACCTGTTTTATTGAACTGCTGCAACCTGCCGTTGCACTGATATTATTTGGTGCCGGCAATGATGCCATTCCAATGGTTGAAATGGCTTCGGTTTTGGGCTGGCAGGTAACTTTGGTTGACGGGCGCGCAAATTATGCGGTTTCAGCACGTTTTCCGCTAGCCAGGAAGATCATTATAGCCAAACCAGACCAGGCACTTTTGCAGCTTAGGTTTGACGAACGTACGGTTGTTGTGCTAATGACCCATAATTACAATTACGATATGGCGATGTTACGCCAGCTGTTGCCGCTGCAATTATCTTACGTGGCATCGCTTGGCCCTAAAAAAAGACTGCAAAGAATGTTGAATGAGTTGCAGGATGAAGGCCTGGCTATTTCAGCTGAGCAGTTAAGAAGCATTTACGGGCCGGCTGGGATTGATATAGGCTCCGAAAACGCTGATGAAATTGCTTTATCTATCATTGCTGAAATACAGGCTGTATTAAATAAAAGGAAAGTAAATTCTTTAAGAGATAAAATTGCTGTGCATAACCGTGAGACTACGGTGGTTACTGAAAATAATCTTTAAATAAAATGACCGGAATTATCATCCTGGCGGCCGGTTCATCAAGCAGGTTGGGCCAGCCAAAGCAGAATTTAGTTTATCAGGGCGAAACTTTACTTCAACGCAGCGTAAGGTCGGCGCTGGCTACCGGTTGCCACCCTGTTGTAGTAATGCTGGGCGCTAATGCCGACGTGATAAAACCCACGATTGAAAAATTCCCC of Mucilaginibacter xinganensis contains these proteins:
- a CDS encoding molybdopterin molybdotransferase MoeA, producing the protein MITVEEAEKVILAQAADYGAEIIPFELSLGRVLAENIKADRDLPPFNRVTMDGIAVNYNAIEDGVCTFKIKATQAAGDEPVDIEEQDECIEIMTGAMLPGSVDTIIRYEDLSLRAGLATLVTNEIKRGQNIHYKGQDKKHNEQVAGIGQLITPTLISMIASVGETELRVKKLPRVVILSSGDELVDIDQTPSPYQIRRSNNYTVKAVLTQHHIDADMLHLPDDELVIKKQLKTCLENYDVILLSGGVSMGKFDHIPKALEELKVEQLFYKVQQRPGKPFWFGKHNKGPLVFAFPGNPVATFMCLHRYFLPWLNASIGKKQKLALSAVLNSRISFHHPLKYFLQVKLQQNEYCQLVAIPVEGNGSGDFANLTDTDAFMELPLERNEFKKGEVFKVWPFA
- the moaA gene encoding GTP 3',8-cyclase MoaA — protein: MLTDNHGRKINYLRLAVTDRCNLRCFYCMPEEGLNWLSRKQLMTYEEMQQTCALLVEMGIEKIRITGGEPFVRKDIMKLLTALSELPGLKELTLTTNGVLTAPHVAQLKKIGVKSVNLSLDTLDAGRFFSITKRDEFSNVMDTLNGLLEHDIEVKINAVVMDGKNTQDIIPLVELTKDLPVSVRFIEEMPFNGDGHVYTGLKWDYVRILDEIKNTYTDLKKLDDPQYSTSYNYQVPGHKGSIGIIAAYSRTFCGSCNRIRITPEGELKTCLYDNGVMNIKDQLRLGVTESDLKMMLLKTFNSRAKDGWEAEHLRAANQGVHESMATIGG
- a CDS encoding XdhC family protein, whose product is MKELQDIVNAFDKAAGAGKQTALATVVLVEGSSYRRAGARMLVTEDGQLTGAISGGCLEGDALRKARLVMAQNKPMLVTYDTTDDDDAKLGVGLGCNGIIHILIEPLFPENPNSPINLFRLFLSKRQPVVLITVFSLNNRQATQPGTCLLMKADKQTRGAIPDDEIKEAVLGDAKEVLKKGNSVTKTYVYGNGYTCFIELLQPAVALILFGAGNDAIPMVEMASVLGWQVTLVDGRANYAVSARFPLARKIIIAKPDQALLQLRFDERTVVVLMTHNYNYDMAMLRQLLPLQLSYVASLGPKKRLQRMLNELQDEGLAISAEQLRSIYGPAGIDIGSENADEIALSIIAEIQAVLNKRKVNSLRDKIAVHNRETTVVTENNL